GGGTTATGAGTTCCGCCAGGAGACCGGTCGAAATAAACTGGATTCCCAGCAGGAAAAGAAACACGCCGCCAACCAGGAGCGGCTGATGTCCCTGAATATTGCGAAATCCGCTGTCAATCCAGAGCTTCACGATGTAGAGATTCACAAGGCCGCCCAGAAAGCAGAACACCAGCCCGGCAGAACCGAAGAAATGGAGCGGCTTCGAGGTATACCGGGTCAGCAGAATAACCGTAAGGAGATCGAGAAATCCCGAAATGAGCCGTTTCGAGCCGTATTTCGAGCTGCCGTACTTTCTCGGTCGGTGGTGTATCACGATCTCTCCGACCCTGAAGCCGTTAAAGTTCGCGCTCACGGGGATGTAGCGGTGAAGATCGCCGTAGAGCGTAAGTGACTTGATCACATCCCTCCGGTACGCCTTGAGACCGCAGTTGAAATCGTGCAGGTTCAGCCCGCTGAAAAACCGGACAATGGCGTTGAAGAATTTCGATGGTATCGTTTTTGACAGCGGATCATGACGCTTCTTTTTCCAGCCCGAAACCATGTCGAGACCGCCCTCGAGCGCCCCGATGAGGGCGGGTATTTCTGCGGGATCGTCCTGGAGGTCTGCGTCCATGGTGACAACATACGAGCCTCCCGCCGCTTCGAATCCGGCACGGAGCGCGGCAGCCTTGCCGTAATTCGTCAGAAAACGGATCACCCTGACCTGCACATCCTTTTCCCGGAGCTGCGTGAGCACATCGTATGAGCCGTCTCTCGAACCATCATCGACAAAGATGATCTCGCCCGTCTCGTGCATGGTATCGAAAGCCTTTTTGATCTCGCCGTAAAGCTCTTCGAGGCTCTCGCGCTCGTTATAGACAGGCACCACGACGGATAGTTTCAACGGATTTTCGTTCATACCCCGCCTCTCTCATCTGGTCTTGAAATCGAGCGCCGCAAATGTCCGCTCCCAAATGGCGTCCCAGTCGTATTCTGCCGCCATCTCCACGGCACGTTCCCTCATGCGTTCATAACCGTCCCTGTCGGCGAATATCCCGCTGATGGCCCTCGCCAGGTCTTCGGGATCGTGCCTGACTATGACCCCGGCTCCCTTCGATTCTATCTCGCGCGCGACCGAAGGGACATCGGTGATGAGTACCGGAAGCCCGCAGCCGAGATATATTTTCACCTTCCCGGGATCGGCATATTTCTTATACGTGTCATCCCCGGGGGGATAAGTCGCGAGCGCCAGCCCGCAGCCCGTGAGAACGTCGTAAATATCCCCGTCCGACCTGAGAAAACCGGTAAAACGGACATGGGCTTCTATCCCGTTCTCCTTCGCCCGCTTTTCGAGCATCCCCCTCAGTTCGCCGTCCCCGGCAAACACGACGGTCGTATCGGGAAACCGTTCGAGCACCGACGGGAGAGCATCGAGAATCAGCCCCGGACCGTGCTCCTCCCTGAGCGCGCCGAAATACACGATGGCATGCGGATCGATGTCCCGTACCGGTTTCCGCGGTATGGCATTGAACGTGCAACCGAGCGGGACGGTTATCTGCGGCGCTGAAAGGTCCTTCCGGATGCCGATCGACTCGCGGCCCTCCGGCATCGCCTCCGAAACGTTCCAGATGACATCCGCATGGTAGCAGCACACCCTGTTGATACCCTGGTACAGGGCATTCATCACGCGGCCCGGGAAACGAACCGGCGTAAAATCGATCACATAGAACGCCACTCTGCGGACTCGCCCGAACATCCTGAGTACGAGCCCTGCGAGGGTGTTCAGGTTGTCGGAGCCGACATACAGGTCATATATCCGCCCGCTCCTGAATACATAATGTACAGAAAAAATAAGGTCTTTGAGGTAGAAAAGCAAGGCATTCCCGCGAACGGGAGGAGCCGTCGTTTCATGCACGACCGCGCCGTCCGGGCCATACTCGACAATCATGGTGTTGAGCGGGATGTGCACGGCTTCAGGGAAGGGGTGACTGATTGTGAGGATCGATGATGCGCGCCCCCGGAGATAACGGACGAGTTCTGCCTCCGGTGTACCCGGCGACTCGAAGTAAGTATGCTTGACCGAAATGAGGGATGCACCCCGGATATCGAACATCAGGCCGTTCCGCCTCTCTTCCGGTTTTCTGCTCCGGTGAAAATACCTTTGATAAGCCCGGCGG
This is a stretch of genomic DNA from bacterium. It encodes these proteins:
- a CDS encoding glycosyltransferase family 2 protein, whose product is MNENPLKLSVVVPVYNERESLEELYGEIKKAFDTMHETGEIIFVDDGSRDGSYDVLTQLREKDVQVRVIRFLTNYGKAAALRAGFEAAGGSYVVTMDADLQDDPAEIPALIGALEGGLDMVSGWKKKRHDPLSKTIPSKFFNAIVRFFSGLNLHDFNCGLKAYRRDVIKSLTLYGDLHRYIPVSANFNGFRVGEIVIHHRPRKYGSSKYGSKRLISGFLDLLTVILLTRYTSKPLHFFGSAGLVFCFLGGLVNLYIVKLWIDSGFRNIQGHQPLLVGGVFLFLLGIQFISTGLLAELITHSRMEKAGTFRVDSTPTP
- a CDS encoding glycosyltransferase, which translates into the protein MFDIRGASLISVKHTYFESPGTPEAELVRYLRGRASSILTISHPFPEAVHIPLNTMIVEYGPDGAVVHETTAPPVRGNALLFYLKDLIFSVHYVFRSGRIYDLYVGSDNLNTLAGLVLRMFGRVRRVAFYVIDFTPVRFPGRVMNALYQGINRVCCYHADVIWNVSEAMPEGRESIGIRKDLSAPQITVPLGCTFNAIPRKPVRDIDPHAIVYFGALREEHGPGLILDALPSVLERFPDTTVVFAGDGELRGMLEKRAKENGIEAHVRFTGFLRSDGDIYDVLTGCGLALATYPPGDDTYKKYADPGKVKIYLGCGLPVLITDVPSVAREIESKGAGVIVRHDPEDLARAISGIFADRDGYERMRERAVEMAAEYDWDAIWERTFAALDFKTR